One Deltaproteobacteria bacterium genomic window carries:
- a CDS encoding aspartate aminotransferase family protein, with protein MSDEYDDQLRAAFLRYVCQTSPDPLGIVVERARGATVWDTHGRAYLDLLSGIGVANVGHCHPDVVRAVQEQAARYLHVMVYGEAIEAPQVELARRLATLTPGDLDVTYFTNSGAEAVEGALKTARKFTGRTGFVAFHGSFHGDTFGALSVGGNPLYRQPFEPLLSGVRFLAFDDEAALSATDESIAAVIVEPIQGEGGVRIPHDTFLPALRRRCSEVGALLIVDEVITGFGRTGQLFACEHWGVIPDLLVLAKALGGGMPLGAFIGRREIMATLSRDPPLAHVTTFGGHPVSCAAGLAALNVLTRDNLSERAAVLGEQWRTRLSSLIGDRLCAVRGKGLLIGLEFRDAETTQRIARVCFARGLIVNWTLHRDTVIRLAPPLILTDDESEQALERLIGAMEASAKQSL; from the coding sequence ATGAGCGACGAGTACGACGACCAACTGCGCGCGGCCTTTCTCCGCTACGTGTGCCAAACTTCGCCCGACCCGCTCGGCATCGTTGTCGAGCGCGCGCGTGGGGCGACGGTGTGGGACACGCATGGGCGCGCGTATCTCGATCTGCTTTCCGGCATCGGCGTGGCCAACGTCGGCCACTGCCATCCCGACGTCGTGCGCGCCGTGCAAGAGCAAGCCGCGCGCTATCTACACGTGATGGTGTACGGCGAGGCGATCGAGGCGCCGCAAGTCGAGTTGGCGCGCCGGCTCGCCACGCTCACACCCGGTGATCTCGACGTGACCTACTTCACCAACAGCGGCGCCGAAGCGGTCGAAGGCGCGCTCAAGACCGCGCGCAAGTTCACCGGCCGCACCGGCTTCGTCGCCTTTCACGGCAGCTTTCACGGCGATACCTTCGGAGCGCTCTCGGTCGGCGGCAATCCGCTCTACCGCCAGCCGTTCGAGCCGCTGCTCAGCGGCGTGCGCTTTCTCGCCTTCGATGACGAAGCGGCGTTGAGCGCCACCGACGAGTCGATTGCTGCCGTCATCGTCGAGCCGATCCAGGGCGAAGGCGGCGTGCGGATTCCGCACGATACCTTCCTCCCCGCGCTGCGCCGGCGTTGCAGCGAGGTCGGCGCGCTGCTGATCGTCGACGAAGTCATCACCGGCTTCGGCCGCACAGGACAACTGTTCGCCTGCGAGCACTGGGGCGTCATTCCCGATCTGCTCGTGCTGGCGAAGGCACTCGGCGGCGGCATGCCGCTCGGCGCATTCATCGGCCGACGCGAGATCATGGCCACGCTCTCGCGCGATCCGCCGCTGGCGCACGTGACAACCTTCGGCGGCCATCCGGTGTCCTGCGCCGCCGGCCTTGCCGCACTGAACGTGCTCACGCGCGACAATCTTTCTGAGCGCGCGGCTGTGCTCGGCGAGCAATGGCGCACGCGATTGTCGTCGCTCATCGGTGACAGACTGTGCGCCGTGCGCGGCAAGGGCCTGCTGATCGGCTTGGAATTCCGTGACGCCGAGACGACGCAACGCATCGCGCGCGTGTGTTTCGCGCGCGGCCTGATCGTGAATTGGACGTTGCACCGCGATACGGTCATTCGCCTCGCGCCGCCGTTGATCTTGACCGACGACGAATCTGAACAGGCACTAGAGCGGTTGATCGGGGCGATGGAAGCCTCGGCTAAGCAGAGCCTGTAG